One window of the Marinilactibacillus sp. Marseille-P9653 genome contains the following:
- a CDS encoding ABC transporter ATP-binding protein: protein MKSIELKQVSKSFKDGSKTIEALKETNFSVEPGEFVAIIGPSGSGKSTFLTIIGGLQQPSEGSVRIANEKFSELKEKERAKRRFKEIGFILQASNLVPFLTVKEQLILVNKVEKSSINSDRIHTLLEELDIMDLADKYPGDLSGGERQRAAIARALYHDPTVILADEPTASLDTSRAFEVVEILARETKNKKKATIMVTHDERLTEYCDSVYVMKDGVLEKQTDKKKRGKNEEDS, encoded by the coding sequence ATGAAATCGATTGAGTTGAAACAAGTCAGCAAAAGTTTTAAAGATGGTAGTAAAACAATAGAGGCATTGAAAGAAACAAACTTTTCAGTTGAACCAGGAGAATTTGTTGCGATCATTGGTCCTAGTGGATCTGGTAAAAGCACCTTTTTAACGATTATCGGAGGACTACAGCAACCGTCAGAAGGTAGTGTGAGGATTGCTAATGAGAAGTTCAGTGAACTGAAAGAAAAAGAAAGAGCAAAAAGACGCTTCAAAGAGATTGGATTTATTCTTCAAGCCTCGAATCTTGTTCCGTTCTTAACAGTCAAGGAACAGTTAATACTTGTAAATAAAGTAGAAAAATCAAGTATAAATTCGGATAGAATTCACACATTACTAGAAGAGTTGGATATAATGGACTTAGCAGATAAATATCCTGGGGATTTGTCTGGTGGAGAACGACAAAGAGCAGCTATCGCGAGAGCGCTTTATCATGATCCTACAGTGATATTAGCAGATGAACCTACGGCTAGCTTGGATACTTCTAGAGCTTTTGAAGTGGTAGAAATACTTGCAAGAGAAACTAAAAACAAGAAAAAAGCCACAATCATGGTAACGCATGATGAGCGATTGACAGAATATTGTGACTCTGTATATGTCATGAAAGATGGTGTACTTGAAAAACAGACAGACAAAAAGAAAAGAGGAAAAAATGAAGAAGACAGTTAG
- a CDS encoding ABC transporter permease, producing MFLAWKEIRYSKTRFALIIGIVVLVSYLVSFLTGLAYGLAQENRTAVDKWDADGIVLTNESNLNLNSSIFEVEEQDYVTLDEKAILGVSSNIVRIDGSEDTEDNINVTIFGIESDEFLNPDIVEGDTFEEDTVVADISLSEEEGLQVGDMLKLSGQDRTIKIAGFTDGAKFSVTPVLYTTVDTFQKIKQDVDTIEEDQEFPINGVVVRNEGDIDTVSVDSDDLEVYSTSEFINKLPGYNAQVLTFGLMIGFLVLIAALVIGIFIYVLTLQKASMLGVMKAQGISSGYIAKSVIAQTFLLALIGIFIGFGLTMLTGFFLPSAVPYQNNYLFLVATMVSLIVFALLGAVFSVRTVVKIDPLEAIE from the coding sequence ATGTTTTTAGCTTGGAAAGAAATTAGATACTCTAAAACAAGATTTGCCTTGATTATCGGTATCGTAGTATTGGTATCGTATCTGGTTTCGTTTTTGACAGGATTAGCTTACGGGTTAGCTCAAGAAAATCGTACAGCTGTTGATAAATGGGATGCGGATGGTATTGTTTTAACCAATGAGTCCAATTTAAACTTGAATAGCTCAATATTTGAAGTTGAAGAACAAGATTATGTCACTTTAGATGAAAAAGCTATTTTAGGTGTTAGTTCTAATATTGTAAGAATAGACGGATCAGAAGATACAGAGGATAACATCAATGTAACGATATTTGGAATCGAATCGGATGAGTTTCTCAACCCGGACATTGTTGAAGGAGATACGTTTGAAGAGGATACAGTAGTAGCAGATATTTCCTTATCTGAAGAAGAAGGATTGCAAGTAGGGGATATGCTCAAGCTATCTGGGCAGGACCGTACAATAAAAATTGCTGGTTTCACGGATGGAGCAAAGTTTAGCGTAACGCCTGTCTTATATACAACTGTAGATACTTTTCAAAAAATCAAGCAAGACGTTGATACTATTGAAGAGGATCAAGAATTCCCCATTAATGGAGTTGTTGTGAGGAATGAAGGAGATATAGATACAGTTTCAGTTGACAGCGATGATTTGGAAGTATACTCAACTAGCGAATTTATCAATAAACTACCCGGATATAATGCACAAGTTTTGACATTCGGTTTGATGATTGGATTTCTAGTATTAATTGCTGCGCTTGTCATAGGCATTTTTATCTATGTATTAACACTACAAAAAGCTTCAATGTTAGGTGTGATGAAAGCACAGGGAATTTCTTCTGGGTATATTGCAAAATCCGTTATTGCTCAAACCTTCCTGTTAGCTTTAATAGGTATATTCATCGGATTTGGATTAACGATGCTTACAGGGTTCTTTTTACCTTCGGCAGTACCTTATCAGAATAATTATTTGTTCTTAGTTGCAACAATGGTATCACTCATTGTGTTTGCACTACTGGGAGCCGTTTTCTCAGTGAGAACAGTAGTGAAAATCGATCCTTTGGAAGCGATAGAATAG
- a CDS encoding oligopeptide ABC transporter substrate-binding protein yields MSNKKRYSLLASSAAVAFVLAACGGGSSDDSGTDTGTGNGGTDSATEGDDAEGGPLTFETRVENDGEAIEGGTMSIGYVSDSPFTGIFSWELYSGNPDAQVMAYTMGELVGSDENYQIDDSGAATMELDEEANTVTLTVKDGITWHDGEPLTADDILFAHEIIADPDYVGVRYTSDLQNIVGIDEYKTGAADSISGMTLSDDEMTLTIQYQEVGVQMLQAGGGVWTYAAPRHYLGEIPVADLESAPEVRERPLGYGPFKVDNIVPGESVSYSRYEDYWRGTPILDGIELQTVPTSTAVAAMENAQFDLFISMPTDQYDTFENLPGYQIVGSDENSYTYIGFKLGEWQEADGDEPAKNVYNPDAKMADVNLRQAMAYAIDNDAVGERFYQGLRRRATSPIIPNFSDYFNEDVEGYPFDVDEANRILDEAGYELAEGEEYRTTPEGEELVINFASMSGGDVAEPIAEYYIQSWARIGLNVQLLEGRLHEFNSFYDRVEADDPQIDIYQGAWGTGTDPTPDGLYGETAPFNYTRWVTDENTEYMEQMLSKEGFDTEWRAGVFNEWQEYFMEELPIIPTLFRTAVFPVNNRVGAYDVTVGADPDQPGVAYHTWYLTSEDRATE; encoded by the coding sequence ATGTCAAACAAAAAAAGATATAGCTTATTAGCAAGTTCAGCAGCTGTAGCATTTGTACTCGCAGCTTGTGGTGGGGGATCATCAGATGATTCAGGAACAGATACAGGTACTGGTAATGGGGGAACTGACTCTGCAACTGAAGGAGACGACGCAGAAGGTGGCCCATTAACATTCGAAACACGTGTTGAAAATGATGGCGAAGCCATTGAAGGCGGAACGATGAGTATTGGTTACGTATCTGATTCTCCGTTCACTGGGATATTCAGTTGGGAACTTTATAGTGGTAATCCTGATGCTCAGGTTATGGCGTATACTATGGGGGAACTTGTAGGTTCTGATGAAAATTATCAAATCGACGATTCTGGTGCAGCTACAATGGAACTGGATGAAGAAGCGAATACAGTAACTTTAACTGTTAAAGACGGCATTACATGGCATGACGGAGAACCATTAACAGCGGATGATATTCTTTTCGCGCATGAAATTATAGCTGATCCTGACTACGTTGGTGTTCGTTATACTTCTGATTTACAAAACATTGTCGGTATTGATGAGTACAAGACTGGAGCAGCAGATTCTATTTCAGGTATGACTTTATCAGATGATGAGATGACTTTGACAATCCAATATCAAGAAGTTGGAGTTCAGATGCTCCAAGCCGGTGGTGGTGTATGGACTTACGCAGCACCTCGTCACTATCTAGGAGAAATTCCAGTTGCTGATTTAGAATCAGCTCCAGAAGTTCGTGAAAGACCATTAGGTTATGGTCCATTTAAAGTAGATAATATCGTTCCTGGGGAGTCTGTTTCTTATTCTCGTTATGAAGATTACTGGCGTGGAACTCCGATTCTTGACGGTATCGAATTACAAACCGTTCCAACATCAACTGCGGTAGCAGCAATGGAGAATGCGCAGTTTGACCTATTCATCAGTATGCCTACGGATCAATATGATACATTTGAGAATCTACCTGGTTACCAAATTGTTGGTAGTGATGAAAACTCATATACTTACATTGGTTTCAAATTAGGTGAATGGCAAGAAGCGGATGGGGATGAACCAGCTAAAAATGTTTATAACCCAGATGCTAAGATGGCAGACGTAAACTTACGTCAAGCAATGGCATATGCGATTGATAATGATGCAGTGGGAGAAAGATTCTACCAAGGTTTACGCCGTCGTGCAACTTCTCCAATTATCCCGAACTTCTCAGATTACTTCAATGAAGATGTCGAAGGCTATCCATTTGATGTAGATGAAGCTAATAGAATTTTAGATGAAGCTGGATATGAATTAGCTGAAGGAGAAGAGTACCGTACAACTCCTGAAGGAGAAGAATTGGTTATCAACTTTGCATCAATGTCTGGTGGAGATGTTGCTGAACCAATCGCTGAATACTACATCCAATCTTGGGCTCGTATTGGTCTAAACGTTCAGTTACTGGAAGGTCGTTTACATGAATTCAACTCATTCTATGATCGTGTAGAAGCGGATGATCCTCAAATTGATATCTATCAAGGAGCTTGGGGTACAGGTACTGATCCGACTCCAGATGGCCTTTATGGAGAAACTGCTCCATTCAACTATACTCGTTGGGTAACTGACGAGAATACTGAATACATGGAACAAATGTTAAGTAAAGAAGGCTTTGATACTGAATGGCGTGCAGGCGTCTTTAATGAATGGCAAGAATACTTCATGGAAGAATTGCCAATCATTCCAACGTTATTCCGTACAGCAGTGTTCCCAGTTAACAACCGTGTAGGTGCTTACGATGTTACTGTCGGTGCAGATCCGGATCAACCGGGTGTTGCTTACCACACTTGGTACTTGACTTCTGAAGATCGTGCTACTGAATAA